In one Capricornis sumatraensis isolate serow.1 chromosome 1, serow.2, whole genome shotgun sequence genomic region, the following are encoded:
- the PTX3 gene encoding pentraxin-related protein PTX3: MHISVILFCALWSAVSAENSDDYELMYVNLDNEIDNGLHPTEDPTQCDCSRENSEWDKLFTMLENSQMREGMLLHATEAVLQGELQKLRAELGRLAGSLQRLCAPEAPAEDRLARALDELLQASRVAGRRLARLEEAGAPRPQEEARRALGAVLEELRRTRADLRAVQGWAASRWLPAGCETAILFPMRSKKIFASVHPVTPMKLESFSACIWVKATEVLNKTVLFSYGTKRNPYEIQLYLSYRSIMLVVGGEENRLVADAVISPGTWTHLCSTWDSKKGHMALWVNGDLVATAVDMATGHVVPEGGILQIGQEKNGVGGGFDETLAFSGRLTGFNIWDGVLSNEEIRGAGGAESCQIRGNVVGWGVTEIQPHGGAQYVS; the protein is encoded by the exons ATGCACatctctgtgattctgttttgtGCTCTCTGGTCTGCAGTGTCGGCGGAGAACTCAGATGATTATGAGCTAATGTATGTGAATTTGGACAACGAAATAGACAATGGACTCCATCCCACTGAGGACC CCACGCAGTGCGACTGCAGTCGTGAGAACTCCGAGTGGGACAAGCTCTTCACCATGCTGGAGAACTCGCAGATGCGGGAGGGCATGCTGCTGCACGCCACCGAAGCCGTGCTCCAGGGAGAGCTGCAGAAGCTGAGGGCCGAGCTGGGCCGGCTGGCGGGCAGCCTGCAGAGGCTGTGCGCGCCGGAGGCCCCCGCCGAGGACAGGCTGGCCCGGGCGCTGGACGAGCTGCTGCAGGCGAGCCGCGTTGCTGGCCGCCGGCTGGCACGACTGGAAGAGGCCGGGGCGCCGAGACCGCAGGAGGAGGCGCGGCGGGCCCTGGGCGCGGTGCTGGAGGAGCTGCGGCGGACGCGGGCCGACCTCCGAGCTGTGCAGGGCTGGGCAGCCAGCCGCTGGCTGCCGGCAG GTTGTGAAACAGCCATTTTATTCCCCATGCGTTCCAAGAAGATTTTTGCAAGCGTGCATCCGGTGACACCAATGAAACTTGAGAGTTTCAGTGCCTGCATTTGGGTCAAAGCCACAGAAGTATTAAACAAAACAGTCCTGTTTTCCTATGGCACAAAGAGGAATCCATATGAGATCCAGCTGTACCTCAGCTATCGGTCCATAATGCTTGTGGTGGGTGGagaggaaaacagactggttgcTGATGCTGTGATTTCCCCAGGAACATGGACCCATCTGTGCAGCACCTGGGATTCAAAGAAAGGGCACATGGCTTTGTGGGTAAATGGTGACTTGGTGGCCACCGCTGTTGATATGGCCACAGGCCACGTTGTTCCTGAGGGAGGAATCCTGCAGATTGGGCAAGAAAAGAATGGCGTAGGTGGTGGCTTTGATGAAACATTAGCCTTCTCTGGCAGACTCACAGGCTTCAATATCTGGGATGGTGTTCTCAGCAACGAAGAGATAAGAGGGGCCGGAGGAGCAGAGTCCTGTCAGATCCGGGGCAATGTGGTTGGGTGGGGAGTCACAGAGATTCAGCCCCACGGAGGAGCACAGTATGTTTCTTAA